From the Phalacrocorax carbo chromosome Z, bPhaCar2.1, whole genome shotgun sequence genome, the window AAGCTAGAGATCAGTGCCTAGGCAGCTGAGTTGTTACTATGAACTAGCATGCTAGCCTCCTCTAGATTCATAAGTTTTTCCAGACCTATACCCTGCTCCCAAAGTATGATGCACTTGATGGCACCTTATAACACAGCTGAAGCCTCCAAATTCAGTTACTTAAACAAATTACTTAAgacattaaaggaaaaataatacgCGATAACTAATCCTTTTCTTGTCCATTTTTTGCAAGGTTTGAGTCTTTAGAATTGCAGCAAGTTTTCACTGATTAGCTTAGAGCCACAAAAAAAGTTATGCAGGCCAGCAAAATGACTGGCAAGGAAATCCCACTAAGCTTTTAAAGAATTGAAAGCTAGAGTCTCGTATCTCACAGGGAAGCACTTGGTCTTGTTATGTCTCACGACACCTGCTCTGTCAGCTCGCAGCATCTTGGGCTCCTATCTGCATCAGTTTGGGTCAATCATTGTAGCAGGCTCATCAGCTCCCAAAATGTGCTATTAATTTACCCTACGAAAGTTTAATGACCTTAATTTACATAGCAGAGACATCCAGGTGCAGAATTCTCCTATTGGAGTGCTATTTTAAATGccacatgaaataaaaaagaacacagttaaacatttttaaaaattattagtcAGATGGAAACAGTGCTCCCTTTAAAGttcctcctttaaaaaacaattaagtCCTCAGTAAACTGAATTCAGTGCTAGAAACTGCACAAAATATTATAGATACTGACCGTGAAGCCTGGTAATAATGGTTGGGCAAACTTTGTTCTGAAGGTGTGTAACAGTTCCTTTGAGTTTGCATTATAAAATGCAAGCTGACctgaaagaggcagaaaagaagtTGAAATACATGTTTAAATGCTATTGCTGTGTAACATTTTGTAAAACTGATTCTTTTCCAGGGAAAGGTTTCCAGAACATACTAAATACAGTCCAGACGACTGAGAAATTCTCAGTTAGCAGCTCTGTTATACAGATGAACCCAGGCCATCTGACACTACAAGCACTATTACACAAACAGCTCTGGGCCTTATTTTCATGGCAGACTGTATCAGTCTGGAAGTAATGTACTACTTTAGCCTTGTACTGCTTCATCTTGACACGGATAAGTTTTTAGCTGTATCTCATAAGATGGTAATTTACCTCCATCAAAGTCGCAGTATACCCCTATTCTGTCAGGAACGGGCATATCTAAAGtcttggttttattattatgttttgctgaaaaagtGGTTTGCAGCCAGTTGTTGATATGGATGCACCAGCTTGAATTTGTCTTTCCCAGCTGGTCAAATTTCCCCAGGTTTCTGTATGTTACTCCCACGCTGTAGGATTTGCAGTCCTTCTGGGCTCTCACCTCCCAGTAGTGCTGTCCACTTTCAACAGCAGTGTCTCCTACCAAAAAGAAATATACATTTAGTTGCTATAATTAAGTGTACCTTACAATGTTTGCTTCCTTATAGGCACCactgatttcttctgttttattttaaggtgAAGACttagaaacacaaaaatcagaACTATAAGGAACAAAGAAACCTAATGTACAAGAAAATTGGgtataaatataaaacagaataatGAGACAGTTTTTACTTACACTCATTGAGCAAGATACATTTAGCATCAATTCACATTTAGTCGTAGTGAATGTCAGTCACTAAGAGCTTTGTAATAAAGAGCTTCAACAGACTTCAAGACACTTGCTGTAGCACAAAAATCTGGTGTTAGATAGGCAAAACTACCTCTGTGCAGGACAGCATCAAGTACACAGCCTTGAACAACCACAAGTTTTCCCTCAAATTCTTACCTAATATGCCCTCCACAGCATTACATCTTTAACAGAAGTAAGAGGTTCACCTTACCCAACACTGTGTATGATTCACCGGTAAAACGATCTCTGCTGCCCCTTGCCAAGGATCTTGTGCTAATAGATGTCCTCTTTGGAGACGGTGCACCACTTCTAAGAAGAAATGGACTGTTCAATATTTGGACGCAGTTATAGAAATGCACGCTCAAGTTTTCCCGAGTCAATTAGGGTGCAATAAACATACGTAAGCTACTAAAATGGCACATTAGTTCAGCCACTTAACACCTCTAACAGCATGCATGCACAAGAACTGAGAGAGAAGAGATGCgagccagaaaaaaatagaagacatTGTAAAAAAACTAGttcagaagcagctgagaaaggaaacagcagggaaaaaagcagatgtGTGGCACATGGTTTGAATGAACACCTGTATAAAACAGATTTTGCCTGTACTACACAGAACCTTAGAAAATTCATGTTTCTGGCTTTCTGCATAAGATTCCTAATAAGTCTTGTAGATCAGCTATAACAACCAGATAAGTATGTGTAGAGGGCTGATATTGAAGGCCAAGATGCCTAATTTCCACTGGAATTTAAACACCAGTGAATGGGAAAATAACATCAATTGTGTTAAAAGTAGGTTTCTCAGCACATGTATGGCTTCTATAAGTAATCAAAAAGTATAACCGaaagaagaaagtaataaaattgtgataattttatttcaaaatacacacAATGAAGATGATAGAAAACCCAAGAGTGTCAATTCTGAACacaatgtatattaaaaaaagatgaagtgAGGCTTCCAGACTTTAATGCATTGCAACTCTCCCCCCACACGCCTCCCCAAAAAATTCAAACACCAAAAGTATATTGAAGGGTGGGGAATTTATTTGATTATATTAACTCAAAgactacagaaaagaaattgtgtCACAACACATTGTGCTGAGAAGCACATAGCAACTCCACAAAAGTAATTTAAGACTCTAATGTCAATCAAGAAAGGATTAGATTTCCTAATCATACTTTTCAATAGCATTCTCAGGAAGCAACAGTAAAATACAAGACATGCTTTGCTCAGAAACATATTCTAATGAGCAATCAGTTGCataaaagaagaattttaacttaatgaggttttaaaatgttttattttaccttGGTTATGTCATCAAATATAATTCCTAGCAATTTAACCATTAAACAAAATGAAGGCTATTTGCAAATTACAGTGAATACTAAACCTCAGTAGCCAGAGAATCATATCtgcttattattttaaaggcaatCAGTAGCAAAGAATTTTTACCCCTCAGAAATAGCTATGCAGTTTGCAGCTTAATTCCattgacaaaaaaaatttgaagtacAAAATAGGTCTCTGAAATACACGTGAGAAGTTATTTTCAAATCCTCATCTTCCGTAGTCTATCATACATTAGCCTTAGAAGGGTTACCATGCACAAAAGAAAGTTCTCTCTCCAGCTTTTACTTCAGCTACAATTTGGTAAAGCTAATTGCTTCTCAGATATCCACTAATACAGTGAAgtttagcttttttcttttctgatttgttcAACACTGATTTCAAGTTTTCTGGAATTGTTCCCAAGTAACATTTCGTAAGGGGTTGGAAAACAGCCCTTTTGTCTGGTACCTTCATTAAATAAAGTCATATGGGAAACAAAAGCTGAGTGGTATAAGCTGTCATACATAAGTATGCTAGAACCTCTGGTTCATCTTCCTGACCAAGTTTGTCTAATTCCAGTTACAGAAGTCTACAAGAAATCACTGATGAAAAGGCTGTCTGCTTTAGCATCACCATTCAGCATATAGATTTGCCAGTACTGATCAGAAGACAACTAAGCTTCTAAATTGCTTGCAAGAGTTCCATGAAGGGGTAAGCATATATTGTACATGTGCACCACATcaaatgcttttcagttttgttaacATGCAAGAGGCTGTAGTTTACTTACCAAACAAAAAGGGAACAAGTGATAgcatggggagaaaaaagcaaagcgAAGAATTAAGGCATAATTTCAGGGGGGACCATCACTCTTTGCAGATTCCATACTGCTTCAAGTGCATCAGAGACCATTCACTCACACTTCCAAcaaaagctgctgaaatttTTCTATTAGATTCAGTATAAATGAGTTATGCAGAAAGCAGTGTGGCCACTTAGAGAATTGCcataagaaaaatgcagatgttttgCTAGTATTTTCTCAAACTTAGGAAGGCATTAAAGGGTCCTcaatataattattttgtttaaatcttCTGTAAATGGCCACTGCATATGCTCTGTCCGCTCAAATTCTAACAGCCTTTAACAGGTCAGAAAACAACACTAAATATTTGGCATAAAAGTTTGGAAAAACAGTTGGGtttgagtttgggttttttggttggtttttgcccccctgccccagtgctTAGGTCTCCATTCCAATagggaaaagcaggaaatttTATAGCAGAAAGTCAGTTTGGTGCCCATTTTCCAATACAGCACAGTTTCTATTATCTAGTATAGTAACTAGAAACTACAGAAACTATCATTTCTTCCACTATTCAGTGACCAGATAGTCTCATCTCATGGTTAGGATTGTTGCCTAATAGCACTGCAGTTGGTCTCAGTCTTCTCATCCGTTCCAGCAAATAAAACGTATTCCAAGATATAGCCCCTTTTGGAGAAGAAAGCTCAAGGAGGGATATCAGAAGTTACCCAGAGACTTTTTTCTAGtgtaataaatatattacaGATCATTAAGCATTTTATTGCCATTGTGTCTTTCCAACCATTGAAAGCTGCACATTTGATGTTTAAAACAATTATACTGCAACTTTTTTCCACCAGTTATGGAGCTAGCTACAAATTTTCCCTCTAATGCAGACAACGTTGCATGGATACTATTAACAGGGAACACAAGCCTCCTGCCAGGATCAAAGCTTATCTGAATCTCCTGCTAGAAAAGGTCAGCCTGAGATGCCAAGTTGAACAGGTGACCATGCCCTTCTACCACAGCAAAGGCCAGAACCAGGGAAGTTCTTTACCAACAGCTACAAAGAGAGACCAAGGTATCAGACTCCCAGAGCCTCTTGAGCAAGTGGCGATATCTCCAAGGCAGCTTTAAAACTTAAGTTTAGCAGAAATCAATATGATTTGTGTAGTAGAACTATCAACACTGCACGGTTTCAAGAGTTCATTTTGCCTACACAAACTTAATTGCTGATCTCAAGCCAAAAATATATCCACCTGATGGATGAATACAGAGGAGTAACACCTACAAGAAATTAGGAACCTGGGCATTTGTTTTGGTCCCACAACTTCTAAACTAGTGAAAAAGTGCAAGGGAGcaaaaacagaagtaatttctcaaacaggaattttattagaaaaataatgaaaaaattttgCACTAAACCACATAAATAGGACAGTATTTTAGCTGCCTTGACGTATCCAAAAAGAGACTCTCATTTGAACAGTTGGTTCTGCAATTAGAATTGCCATGAAGCCTTTTACACATGCCACCAGGCTAAAATTCAACCTCTTTGAAAGTGTAAAAACACACTTTTCCTCTGATGCCTAGTAATAGCTATAGCACAAGTTCAGAGGCAAAAGGTTTTCAGATTCCaaaataataactaaaaaaattattttaaaattctcagaaaGGAACTCTACTGCATTTGTAAAAAATATAGTGTGCCATCATGTGCCAGAAGGTTAGGTAAGCATCAATATATCTTTAAGTACCAAGAATCTTTGTATCAACACCAGAATATGTAATGCCCTTCGAACCATTGCAAATCAGGTCTCCTACACACTAAGATGTTCCTCCAGGAAGACTGTTTTCCAGTCACTACAAAACATATATATAATCTCTGTGAATCTGAATtaaacttcaaaataatttttaaaagcgtATGTTTACTGTTACTGGTAAAGGCTATTAGATTTATTTCTTACTACATCAAGCAAAGGAAAGTAGCATAGACTCCCAAAGTAACTAGGTGCTCGATCCTAGGAATAAGAGGTATATTATCACCTTCTATTGCTCTTCAGCAGAGGATTGTGGCCACTGTCAACAGAAATAAGTAGTCATTAAGCAACTTCTATTACCACAGGATGTTATCCCCATTTTTAAGGTGCCACTAAAACTTATTCTACCATGCTTCTGGCAGTATATGCCTATAGGGAAGGTATTTGTTCATAAATTATCTCAAGCAGTGCTCTTTATACCAGAAAGCACACGCTGAAAGACAATTGTCTTTGAGGAAAAAGCAGCCAGCAGTGTGGTCAAGGTGAGAGCAATAGACACTGTTCACACCttgactttagcaaggcttttgaccCATTCCTACACAGTATCCCCAAACCTCAAGAGGCAAGATACAGTCTGGGTAGTGGGCCACAGACCACATACAGAACCAGTTGAACACCTGGCTCACAGCTATGGATAGTGTTCTCCAGATGGAAGAACGCCACACAATaggacaggctgggggacaaccaagggaagagcagctgggagTTGTGGTCGGCAACAGGAGCTGACAAAAGGTGGACAACAACTGTTGACAAAACActgcactgtgcccttgtggcagAGGTGGCCAACCACATCCTGGGCTGTAGCAGCAAGACAGCAACCAGGAGGCCAAGGCAAACGACTGCTCCTCTCAATTTGGCACTTGCCAGACTGAGCTTGAAAGTCCTGTGTCCAGGTCTGGGCTCCACAGGACTACACACTGACATACtagagcaagtccagtggagggCCAACAGCACAATTAACAGACTGGAGCGCAGGAAATCAattgggtttgctcagcctcaGGAAGACAAGAGCTAATTGCTGTCTTTAACAATGTAACAGGAAGGTACACAGAAGacggagccaggctcttctcgGAGGGGTGCACACTGACAGGTGAGAGGCACTCACTGCACCACAGGAAATTCCAATCAGATCATGATATCCCTCCCCTCCACTGAAGGTGGCCTGGAATAGAGGCCCAGCAAGCTAACATATTCTTCATTCTTGGATATATTCAAGGCTCAGCCAGAGTAGACTGATCCAGTGATGTTTTTCCAACCATATTTATTCAATGATTCTGAATAAACCACATCTAAAAGCCTAACACTCCACGGTTGACCAAGAATTCTGTTGAAGTTACTTAAGGGCTTTTCCAAGATGACAATAGTTGGTAAATATGTTTAGGGGCTGCCACTTTTACAAGAGTTATGTTCCATTATCCATTGTCTTTTActatctgttttttttttttgggtacctttttcctttccagtgagGGTTATGAGGTAACAAATTCAAACACTGATAATACCAATTTATTTAACCTTCGCTTTTtttgaaaagacaaagcagCCAGCTCTTTCCTATTTTATATAGTAGAAAAGCTGCCTATTCACCTGTACTGACCTGCAACAGAACTACATCAGTTGCTGACATTTACTTTATCTACTGTATTGGGTTTACGTGGCAAGTTTTTGGTAGcggtgggggctgcaggagtGGCTTCtatgagaagatgccagaagctgccCCATGTCAGACAGAGACAGTGCCAGCTGGTTCCAAGACAGACCTGCCAAGGCTGATGGCCAAGGCTGAACTCATCAGTGATGGTGGCAGTGcttctgtgataacatatttaagaccAGGCGATAACGGCCGCACgagagcagctgggagagaggactGAGAATATAgccaccctgcagcccatggaggactgcacaccagagcaggtggatgtgccctgaaAGAAGCTGCGGCCAATGgaaagcccatgctggagcaggctgctggcaggacctgtgggcCCATGTGGGACTcgcactggagcagtctgttcctgaaggactgcaccccatggaggaggcccacgctggagcagtttgtgaaagACTGTCTTCCTTGGGTGGGACTCCACACTGCAGCAGGGGAAGATTGTAAGGAGGCCACACACAGTGAATACACCACAACCCCCACTTCCCACCCCCCTGCGCTGCTCTGGGGGAGGACGTAAAGAGGTCAGGAGTGAAGTGGAGcctggaggaagggaggggCGAAGTATTTTAAGATTcgttcttatttctcattatcctactctgacttttgattggcaataaattttatttccccaagtcaagtctgttttgcctgtgacagtaattgcgGAGTGATCTCCCTGCCCTTATCTCAACACATGAACCTTTTGTGATATTTTCTCTCCcactgtccagctgaggaggggaagcgACAGAGCAGCTTGGCAGGCACCTGGTGGCTacccaaggtcaacccaccacatctACAAGTTATTTCAGTGCCTTGAATGCCACCCTAATAAAtggactttaaaaataattaaatcctGTTCATTGATTAAGacacatttcaaataaattccATCTAATACCTCTGCATCTGTGTGACAGGGGAAgggaaattaaaacataaaaatttcttccagagaaagatttctgaaagaaaattccTTCAGTGTCCCACTGTCCTCTAGTGCTTTAATTCCCCCTGCCCTCTTTGCTTATTTGCCAGATGAGACAACCCAGGCAACAGAAACATTTATGAAACAGGGTTCCtacctgcttttattttccttcccttttgttttttcttggcCTTTGCCTCCAGTAGGATCCCATTCAACATAGGTATCTTCAACTTTCAAGTTCAGATGAGATGAAGTACTGTCCAAACTGAACACAAACGCTGGTCAagacaaaatgcaaaacagtgAAATGGTGCAATGCTCTCTCCCAACAGTGGCtattcaaagaaaattatagaAGCAGTAGTAAGAGTAAGtaagctgcagcagagcactATTCCGCTTAACTGAAACATCAGCTTTTCAGTCTGATGCTTGTAATCAAGTTAAGGAGCCCTTTAAGTAAAGCCCAACTATCCACCTTCAGTGCACAGGTTACAAAGTAagtttttttcatctttataaCACTGTAGTATCCACACTTAAATGCACCTCATGCTTTCTGCTACAGCCTACTCCCTAGATTCTTAAAATCATGAATGATTTCAAAAGGCATCTTGTTTTCAGCGCTCTGCAGCACTGATTCTCCAACAAGACATTTATGATAAATAAGGATTGCAGACTTGGAGAATACTAAATTGACAGGGTAGCACATACAGGCCGAGTTGAACTGTGACTCCAACTGCAGATACAAGAACAGTAGAGGATGCATGTCACCTAGAAGAGACTAGGTATTTGTTGCAGCCAAGTCCTTCATCCAAGAGAACAAAACTAATACAACAGGCCAAGTTCCCTAAAGATGTTTATTTACAGACTATTCTGTAAGTGTCCCAAGACCATCAGATATTATTGTGTGACTCTGAAAGAAAGTATACTTGAGATTTTAAGAGTTTAGAGCTCAACAGTACACAAGCCTAAAAACCAATAAGTTAAGTACATGGATGAGGATACCGAGTTTCTACAGTCTGATTATTAAAGAAAGTGAACTAAATGTTcacacagaaataatgaaaataatatggGAAGCATGGTAACCGTCCAAATACTcaaaatcagaattatttttctggtgttGGAGTAAAGAATATAAGTGGGTATTAAATGGATATTATATATCTGATAATGACTCTTGCTTAAGAgtattaaaattgttttataaaGTTACCAGAATGCTCATCAGCTCATTCAAACTGCATATAGCTTTGTTTTTCGAAGTAACATTCACAAGTTacagaatttatattttaattacccAGTTCACATCAGTCATTTTGCCCTTTACACTACAGATTTGGCTACAATTAAAGTCTCAGGATTATAATCTCCATTATAACAGTTAAGTTTTGTGTTCTTTGATCTGATCACAAAACATGACTTCCATgaaatttttcttctagtttATTTACAAAACGATGTTAGGAAGCCACCATCCTCAGACTAACTGATTTCTAACACAATGACTTAATCACTTCAGCAGTTTAGAGCTGCCTATTTTTTGAATACTGATAGTGATCGGAATGTACAGCTACAAagtcaaaaaaacccttttcagcTCTTCCTACTTAGAGAAAGCTATTACCTGTCACATGCCAAGTACCAATGACCAGCCAACTCCACCAACCCTAAGAGCCCTATACCAATGCTCAGCCACAACATTCATTTTCCCTTGCTATATGTTGGCATGACGTAGCAGCACATAATACTGTCAATTCACAGTTCAAAACAACCACTGTCAAGCTCTGATGGAGAAAGTTACAGTGCTACCTTATTTTTAGCGTCTGAATGCTACAAGGCTAGCTTTATGCCAAGAAGCTTCTTAATGCTTTACAGaaatggttttccttttcacttagGACACGTTTCAGCAGTGCTCATACAGAAGCAGACTTAATAACAAGTTCATATATGAAGGCAGAACAGCAAGTGCAGGGTTTTCACTACACCTAAGGTTAGAGTCTTTCAAATTTTACCTTTGGTTTCCAGAGTCACGGGATCAGAGTATTCCCCTGCCACAGCTTTGTTGCAAGCTTGTACTCTAAGGTTCATGTATTTTGTATCAAATTTCAGACCTAAAAAGTGAATGTTTAGAAACTTGAATTGATATTAATTACTGATAATTTTTACAAGACTAAGTTCTATTCCATGTAGCTGTTGTCCATTTATCTCAATCTCCAAAAAACAGCTTAAATATTAGCATGACCTTTATGTAACAAATGATTTTTCACAAAACCTCAGTCAAAATAAAAGGCCACGCCGTTATTGTACAAACCACCCCAGGCTTATGTGAAAGTGGGTATTTTGCAGAACTTCCAAGCATAAAGAGTTGTATCAACACTCTCAGTTTTGAAGCATAAAAAACCTTTACCTGATAATGTATATTCAGTAGCTTTAATATAGTCTATCAGTTCCCAACGCTGTTCATCTTTTACTCGAGGAAGCCCATCAAAGTTGGTTTTCCTATACTCCAGTACAAAATGATCAATTCTGCTGTCTTCTTCAGGCATTGTCCACGATACTGTTATGCAGTTATCAGCAACCAGACATGCTGCTAGATCTATCTCTGGAGCTTTAGGGACTGCAGAAACACAAATATATACATCAGTTTAAAGAAGTGAATGAACTGAATATTAATATGTTTCCTTGGATTTACAGAGTTCAGAAGTCGCCCTTGGGCCAGTAACACTCATTCCTATTAGATCTATTCCATTAGCAAAGGACAACAGAAGACTAGGCATATCACTTCACATGCATGtcacaaaagaataaatatgcATTAGCTCTAG encodes:
- the FSD1L gene encoding FSD1-like protein isoform X5; translation: MDEQRETLQRIVSTLANKNDEIHNFIDMLNHTIKNVQVNSSNAISELDEEFDGLYSILDEMKGSMANTIQQEEARKVQALQDQLSQCSNALESSEELLELAAQSLDIKDPAEFLKAARQIKDRVTMASAFRISLKPKVSDSMTHLMVDFALERRMLQAVKFLPVPKAPEIDLAACLVADNCITVSWTMPEEDSRIDHFVLEYRKTNFDGLPRVKDEQRWELIDYIKATEYTLSGLKFDTKYMNLRVQACNKAVAGEYSDPVTLETKAFVFSLDSTSSHLNLKVEDTYVEWDPTGGKGQEKTKGKENKSSGAPSPKRTSISTRSLARGSRDRFTGESYTVLGDTAVESGQHYWEVRAQKDCKSYSVGVTYRNLGKFDQLGKTNSSWCIHINNWLQTTFSAKHNNKTKTLDMPVPDRIGVYCDFDGGQLAFYNANSKELLHTFRTKFAQPLLPGFTIWCGGLTVSTGLQVPTAVKTLQKSENGLSGSTSSLNNIA
- the FSD1L gene encoding FSD1-like protein isoform X4 yields the protein MDEQRETLQRIVSTLANKNDEIHNFIDMLNHTIKNVQVNSSNAISELDEEFDGLYSILDEMKGSMANTIQQEEARKVQALQDQLSQCSNALESSEELLELAAQSLDIKDPAEFLKAARQIKDRVTMASAFRISLKPKVSDSMTHLMVDFALERRMLQAVKFLPVPKAPEIDLAACLVADNCITVSWTMPEEDSRIDHFVLEYRKTNFDGLPRVKDEQRWELIDYIKATEYTLSGLKFDTKYMNLRVQACNKAVAGEYSDPVTLETKAFVFSLDSTSSHLNLKVEDTYVEWDPTGGKGQEKTKGKENKSRSGAPSPKRTSISTRSLARGSRDRFTGESYTVLGDTAVESGQHYWEVRAQKDCKSYSVGVTYRNLGKFDQLGKTNSSWCIHINNWLQTTFSAKHNNKTKTLDMPVPDRIGVYCDFDGGQLAFYNANSKELLHTFRTKFAQPLLPGFTIWCGGLTVSTGLQVPTAVKTLQKSENGLSGSTSSLNNIA
- the FSD1L gene encoding FSD1-like protein isoform X3 produces the protein MDEQRETLQRIVSTLANKNDEIHNFIDMLNHTIKNVQVNSSNAISELDEEFDGLYSILDEMKGSMANTIQQEEARKVQALQDQLSQCSNALESSEELLELAAQSLDIKDPAEFLKAARQIKDRVTMASAFRISLKPKVSDSMTHLMVDFALERRMLQAVKFLPVPKAPEIDLAACLVADNCITVSWTMPEEDSRIDHFVLEYRKTNFDGLPRVKDEQRWELIDYIKATEYTLSGLKFDTKYMNLRVQACNKAVAGEYSDPVTLETKAFVFSLDSTSSHLNLKVEDTYVEWDPTGGKGQEKTKGKENKSSGHNPLLKSNRRSGAPSPKRTSISTRSLARGSRDRFTGESYTVLGDTAVESGQHYWEVRAQKDCKSYSVGVTYRNLGKFDQLGKTNSSWCIHINNWLQTTFSAKHNNKTKTLDMPVPDRIGVYCDFDGGQLAFYNANSKELLHTFRTKFAQPLLPGFTIWCGGLTVSTGLQVPTAVKTLQKSENGLSGSTSSLNNIA
- the FSD1L gene encoding FSD1-like protein isoform X2, which gives rise to MDEQRETLQRIVSTLANKNDEIHNFIDMLNHTIKNVQVNSSNAISELDEEFDGLYSILDEMKGSMANTIQQEEARKVQALQDQLSQCSNALESSEELLELAAQSLDIKDPAEFLKAARQIKDRVTMASAFRISLKPKVSDSMTHLMVDFALERRMLQAVKFLPVPAKAPSSARQVFFPAGCSGGTWGQPAPAPANFLLQESPAFLDSFALQDILPRDSPNQCPEQAKLCPPEVHVPKAPEIDLAACLVADNCITVSWTMPEEDSRIDHFVLEYRKTNFDGLPRVKDEQRWELIDYIKATEYTLSGLKFDTKYMNLRVQACNKAVAGEYSDPVTLETKAFVFSLDSTSSHLNLKVEDTYVEWDPTGGKGQEKTKGKENKSSGAPSPKRTSISTRSLARGSRDRFTGESYTVLGDTAVESGQHYWEVRAQKDCKSYSVGVTYRNLGKFDQLGKTNSSWCIHINNWLQTTFSAKHNNKTKTLDMPVPDRIGVYCDFDGGQLAFYNANSKELLHTFRTKFAQPLLPGFTIWCGGLTVSTGLQVPTAVKTLQKSENGLSGSTSSLNNIA
- the FSD1L gene encoding FSD1-like protein isoform X1, translated to MDEQRETLQRIVSTLANKNDEIHNFIDMLNHTIKNVQVNSSNAISELDEEFDGLYSILDEMKGSMANTIQQEEARKVQALQDQLSQCSNALESSEELLELAAQSLDIKDPAEFLKAARQIKDRVTMASAFRISLKPKVSDSMTHLMVDFALERRMLQAVKFLPVPAKAPSSARQVFFPAGCSGGTWGQPAPAPANFLLQESPAFLDSFALQDILPRDSPNQCPEQAKLCPPEVHVPKAPEIDLAACLVADNCITVSWTMPEEDSRIDHFVLEYRKTNFDGLPRVKDEQRWELIDYIKATEYTLSGLKFDTKYMNLRVQACNKAVAGEYSDPVTLETKAFVFSLDSTSSHLNLKVEDTYVEWDPTGGKGQEKTKGKENKSRSGAPSPKRTSISTRSLARGSRDRFTGESYTVLGDTAVESGQHYWEVRAQKDCKSYSVGVTYRNLGKFDQLGKTNSSWCIHINNWLQTTFSAKHNNKTKTLDMPVPDRIGVYCDFDGGQLAFYNANSKELLHTFRTKFAQPLLPGFTIWCGGLTVSTGLQVPTAVKTLQKSENGLSGSTSSLNNIA
- the FSD1L gene encoding FSD1-like protein isoform X7, with amino-acid sequence MDEQRETLQRIVSTLANKNDEIHNFIDMLNHTIKNVQVNSSNAISELDEEFDGLYSILDEMKGSMANTIQQEEARKVQALQDQLSQCSNALESSEELLELAAQSLDIKDPAEFLKAARQIKDRVTMASAFRISLKPKVSDSMTHLMVDFALERRMLQAVKFLPVPAKAPSSARQVFFPAGCSGGTWGQPAPAPANFLLQESPAFLDSFALQDILPRDSPNQCPEQAKLCPPEVHVPKAPEIDLAACLVADNCITVSWTMPEEDSRIDHFVLEYRKTNFDGLPRVKDEQRWELIDYIKATEYTLSGLKFDTKYMNLRVQACNKAVAGEYSDPVTLETKAFVFSLDSTSSHLNLKVEDTYVEWDPTGGKGQEKTKGKENKSSGHNPLLKSNRRSGAPSPKRTSISTRSLARGSRDRFTGESYTVLGDTAVESGQHYWEVRAQKDCKSYSVGVTYRNLGKFDQLGKTNSSWCIHINNWLQTTFSAKHNNKTKTLDMPVPDRIGVYCDFDGGQLAFYNANSKELLHTFRTKFAQPLLPGFTIWCGGLTVSTGLQVPTAVKTLQKSENGLSGSTSSLNNIA
- the FSD1L gene encoding FSD1-like protein isoform X6, with translation MASAFRISLKPKVSDSMTHLMVDFALERRMLQAVKFLPVPAKAPSSARQVFFPAGCSGGTWGQPAPAPANFLLQESPAFLDSFALQDILPRDSPNQCPEQAKLCPPEVHVPKAPEIDLAACLVADNCITVSWTMPEEDSRIDHFVLEYRKTNFDGLPRVKDEQRWELIDYIKATEYTLSGLKFDTKYMNLRVQACNKAVAGEYSDPVTLETKAFVFSLDSTSSHLNLKVEDTYVEWDPTGGKGQEKTKGKENKSSGHNPLLKSNRRSGAPSPKRTSISTRSLARGSRDRFTGESYTVLGDTAVESGQHYWEVRAQKDCKSYSVGVTYRNLGKFDQLGKTNSSWCIHINNWLQTTFSAKHNNKTKTLDMPVPDRIGVYCDFDGGQLAFYNANSKELLHTFRTKFAQPLLPGFTIWCGGLTVSTGLQVPTAVKTLQKSENGLSGSTSSLNNIA